Within Kutzneria chonburiensis, the genomic segment GTTAGGCTAGGCTGACCTACTCACCGATCACGGAGGGCTCCTGCGCATGCGCGTCGCGATGTTCGGCTACCAGACCTGGGGGCACCGCACCCTGCGGGCCCTGATCGACGCCGGTCACGAGGTCGCGCTGGTGGTCACGCACCCGGTCAGCGACCACGCGTACGAGCGGATCTGGGCCGACTCGGTGGCCGACCTGGCCGCCGAGCACGGCATCAAGGTGCTGCTGCGGGACCGCCCCGACGACGCCGAGCTGCTGGCCGAGCTGCGCGCCGCCGACCTCGACCTGATCGTGGCCAACAACTGGCGGACCTGGCTGCCGCCGTCGGTGTTCGAGCTGCCCCGGCACGGCACGCTCAACATCCACGACTCGCTGCTGCCGGCCTACGCCGGCTTCTCCCCGATCATCTGGGCGCTGCTCAACGACGAGCCCGCGGTCGGCGTGACCGCGCACATGATGGACGGCGAGCTCGACGCCGGCGGCATCGTGCTCCAGCGGTCGGTCGAGGTCGGCCCCAAGGACACCGCCACCGATCTGTTCCACCGCACCGTCGATCTGATCGCGCCGCTCACCGCCGAGGCGATCAAGCTGATCGAGCAGGGTTTCGCGCCGCAGCCGCAGGACCGGTCCAAGGCCAGCTTCTTCCACAAGCGGGCCAAGCGGGACAGCCTGATCGACTGGAACTGGACGCCGGAGTACATCGAGCGCATGGTGCGGGCCCAGTCCGACCCGTACCCGAACGCGTTCACCTACCACCGCGGCCAGGAGCTGCGGATCGTCAAGGCGTCGGTGTCGACCGGCCACTACGGCGGCACGCCCGGCCGCATCTTCTACCGCGAGGGCGACGGCGTGGTCATCGTGGCCGGGCCGGACGCGCGCCGCGGCACCTTGCCCGGTCTCGTCGTGGAGCGTGTGCGCACCGCCGACGGGACCGAGCTCGCCGCCACCGACTACTTCACGACCATGGGCGGCTACCTCACTAGCAGCTGACCTTCGTCGTCTCACCTCGTCCGACGGTCACCGGCACGGTTCGGCCGGGGCACTTGAGGGTCCAGTTCTCCTCGATGCCCCGGCCGTCCGTGCCGGGGCGGATCGACGGGTTGACGTCCCAGGTGAACGCGCCGTCGGCGGTCATCGTGCTGCGCAGCCCGGGCTTGGACAGCTGGAGCTGGCCGTGGGCGGTACCGGTGATTCTGGCGTGGTACCGGGGATTCGCCGCCGCTTCGGCGTCGCGGAGCAGCGCCTCGCGCTCGCCGGCGTACTGGTCGAGCATGCTGCTCTTGAACGGCCCGTGGTTGCTGTCGCCATTGAGCTCGGTCTCGAACCCGAGGCCGCCGGTCGTGTAGTACGACCATTCCTCGGCCGTGCCGCTCGTCTCGTACAGGTCGCGGCTCAGCTTGTTCGGGTAGCCGTTGGCGTCGGCCATCTGCTGGCCCAGCTCGGCGTACAGCGTCTCGTCCGGGGTGAGGGCGCTCGCGTTCTGGCCGGGCGGGCGCAGGTTCATGTCGCCGTAGGTGTGCAGGCCGACCGCGACCGTCACCTGGCGGCTCGCGACGAGATCGCGGATGTTCTGCGACTCCGGCTCGGAGAACGCCTTGGGGCCGCGGTAGTCGCCGTCGGACTGCTTGGCGCCGGAGCCGACGCCGCCCCAGTTGACGCCGAAGTTGCGGTTCAGGTCCACGCCCGCGCCGTCGGCCCCGGTCTCCGGGTCGACCTTGGTGCCGCAGGTGGGATCGCAGTTCTTGCGCTTGTCCGGGACCTTGCCGCTGCGTGAGGCGTCGAAGCCGTCGGGATTGACCACCGGCACGATGATCACCCGCACCTGGTCGAGCAGCCGGGTGACGCGTGAGTCGCGGCCGTCCTGCTCGGCCAGGTCCATGGCGAAGTCCGTCGCCACGTCCACGCCGGGCCACTCGTTGCCGTGGATGCCGCCCATCAGCAGGAACACCGGCCGGCCGTCCTCGGCGGTCACCCGGTGGGAGATCTCCAGGGCCGGGCCGTCCTTGCCCTGGACCGTCTTGTGCGCCAACGGCAGCGTGCGGACGATGTCCGGCCGGGCCTTCGCCGTCTGCTCGATGTCCGCACGGACGTCGGCCAGCTGGCGATAGTCGTTGCGACCACCGGGAAGCGGCGACGCGCCGGCCGGGTGCCGGGCGTCGGAGAGCGCTTTCCCGTCGTACGTCCTGGACGGGGTCGTCGTCGGCGACGGCGGGTCCGCCGGCGTCGGGGTGCAGGCGACGAGCGCGGCGGTGACGACAACCGTCACCGCCGCCGCTCTGGTCGTACGGGCCAACTCAGAACGCCACGTGCGGCACGGGCCACATCTCGATCGGCTCCTCGTCGGCCATCGGCATGTCGGCCGCGATCTCCCGGGCCCTGGCCTCGTCGGCCACCTCGAGCAGGTAGAAGCTGGCCATGTACTCCTTGGTCTCCAGGTACGGGCCGTCGGTGACGGCCGGCTGGCCGTTGACCCGGCGGACCAGCTTGGCCTCGGTGGCGTCGCCGAGGCCGTAGGCGCCGAGCAGCTCGCCGGTGGCGTGGTAGCGCTGGTTGAACGCGTCCACCTTGGCGATCACCTCCTGGATCTGCTCGGGCGGGAACGAGTTCCACTTCTCCTGGTTGCCGTAGATCATCAGCAGGTACTTCATCGCGCTGCTCCCTCGTGCTTCCGGTGCGTTGACACCCACTGGTCGGAGCCCCTCGACCCGGCCTCTACATCCCGTGTCGAGAAATTTCCGACGTCTCCGACCCCTGGTCGACAACCCGAGGGAAGGAACCGAAATGGACACTACCGTCACCGCCCGCCGCACACTCCCGGTGTGGGCCGTCAGCGTGTTGGCCCTGCTCGTCGCGGCCGTCGTCACCGAGCTCTACGGCCTGCTGCTGCCGCTCGTCGGCATCCCCATGCTCGTCGGCAACATCCTGGAGGGGGTGCCCAGCCCGATCACCGTCGGCATGTTCGCCATGGGCTGCGCCTTCGCCGGCTTCTGGGGCACCATCCTGGCCGTGCTGATCGCCCGCTTCGCCCGCAGGCCCGCGCGTACTTATGTCGTCACGACATCAATACTGGTCGCCGTGTCCCTGCTCAGCCCCCTGACCGGCGTCGGGCCGCTGTCCACCCGCATCGCCCTGTGCGTCGCCCACCTCATCGCCGCCGCCATCGTCATCCCGGTGGTGGCCCGCCGCCTGGCGTAACCCCCGGTTTTGCCACATGCGCTTCCTATGTGGCACCAGGGCGCACGTAGGAAGCGCATGTGGCACTCCCCCACCGCTCGTTCGGGTTCGCCGCGGCCGCGGTGGTCATACGGATCGAGCAGCCGCTTGACGCCCGCTGTCAAGGAGCGCTGATCAGCGGTCATCCGCCAAGATGCCGTCGAGCACACGACGCGCGGCTGCTGCCTCCTCGCCACCTTGAGCGCACGTGACGAGCGTCTTCCAGAGGGCCCAGCCGCGGCCGCGGGCCCAGGTCGCGTCGTCGATCGCGAGGCGCGAGCGGAACGCCTGCCGGCCGTCCGCGGTCAGCAGGGTCCAGGCGATCGCCAGGTCACAGGACGGATCGCCGACGCCGCAGGTGCCGAAGTCGATGATCGCGGCGAGTTCCCCGTTGGACAGCAAGAGGTTTCCCGCGGCCACGTCGCCGTGGAACCAGACGTCGACGCCGCTCCAGGGGGCGTCCAAGGCGGCCTGCCACACCGCGGCGGCCTCGGCGATGTCCAAGGTGGCGATCGCGCGCCGTGTCAGGGCGTCGAAGGTGCGCAAAGTGCCGCCACGGAACCAGTTGTGCTTGCCCGGCTGGGGACCGTCGGCGGCGTCGATGCCCTGCAACGCGGCCAGGAACTCGGCCAGGTCGAGGGCGAAGCGGACAGGGTCGGCAATGAGGTCGGCACGGGCCGGTGCGCCCGGCAGCCACCGGTAGATCGACCAGGAGAAGGGATAGTCCTCGTCTGGTTGGCCCTTGGCCAACGGGACCGGGATCGGCTGCGGCAGGCGGGGAGCCAGCGCCGGCAGCCACCGGTGTTCCTTGTCCACGGCCAACGCGTATTCGGCGGCGCTGGGCAGGCGCACCAGCATCTCGTCGCCGAGGTGGAACGTGACGTTGTCCCAACCACTCTTGGCCACCGGCCGCACCGGAAGGCCGGCCCACCGCGGAAACTGCTCGTCGATCAGCCGGCGTACCTGCGCCGTGTGGACGGAGATCCGTCGGGGCGGCGGGCCGAGATCATGCGACATGCCGCGAGTCAACCAGCGAGCGCCGACCAGCCGCCTAGCATTTACGCCATGCCACGCACCGACAAGGCGTCCCGCCTGATCGCCGCCCCGCCGGCGCGGGTGTACGCGGCCTTCGTCGATCCGGATGAGCTGTTGGCCTGGCTGCCGCCGGGCGACATGACCGGCCGGTTCGACCACTTCGACGCGCGGACCGGCGGCTCGTACCGGCTGACGCTGACCTATCCGGACGCCGGCACGGGCAAGACCACGACCGACTCCGACGTGGTCGAGGCGCGTTTCGTCGAGGTCGTGCCGGGGGTGCGGGTGGTGCAGGCGGTCGACTTCGTCTCCGACGACCCGGCCTACGCCGGCACGATGATCATGACCTGGGCGGTCGCCGCGGCGGAATCCGGGACCCGCGTGGAGATCCGGGCCGACAACGTGCCGGACGGGATCTCGGCCGAGGACCACGCCGTCGGCCTGGCCTCCTCGCTGGCCAACCTCGCCGCCCACGTGGAGAACTAGGCGAGCAGCCGCTCCACGAGGCGGCGGACGGCCAGCGGGCAGGGCTCGTCGGCCCGGCGGTGCACGGCGATCCGCCGCGTGATCACGGGTTCGGCCAGCGGCCGAGTGATCACGGGCGTCGCGGCCAGCAGGGGCAGCACGAGCTCGGGCATGGCGCTGACGCCGAGGCCGGCGGCGATCATCCCGCCGGCCGTGGCGACGGTGCGGGTTTCCAGATGCCGCAACGGAAGCACGCCGGCCTGGGCCAGACCGAGATCGGCCAGCCGGCGGATGCTGCTGTCCGGGCTGAACTCGATGAACGGCTCGGCGGCGAGATCGGCCCACGTCAGCGTGGACGGGCCGGCGAGGGGATGCCCGGGCGGCAGCACGGCGACGAAAGGATCGTCCAGGAAGGGATCCACAGCGAAGTCGGCCGACGCGGGACCGACCTCGGTGATGGCGAGATCGGCGGTGCCGTCCCGCAACAGGTCCAGGATCTCGGCGTTGGTGCCGTCGGCCAGCCGCACCTGCACGCCGGGATACGCCTCCAGGTACCCGCTGAGCACGGTCGGCAGCACGACGGCGGCGATCGACGGCAGCACACCGACGGTGATCTGCCGCCGCTCCCCGGCCTGGTAGCCGGCGAACCGGTCGAGCCCCCGCCGGTAGCTGGTCAACACGTGCGTGGCGACGCCGAGGAACTCCACGCCCGCCTCGGTGAGGTCGACCGATCGGGTGGTTCGCACGAACAGCGGTGTCCGCAGTTTCCGCTCCATCTCGCCGATGGTCCGGCTGACCACGGGCTGGCTGAGCACGAGCTCGTCGGCGGCCCGGGTGAACGACCGGGTACGGGCGACGGCGGCGAAGATCTCCATCTGGTGCAGCGTGAGATCCATAGCTTCAGAGCATAACCGCATGTGAAACCGGAAGTGGCGGGCCGCGTGCCGACTGTCCACGATGGAGGCATGCGAACGATCAGGATCGGCGCGGGCGCCGGATTCGCCGACGACCGGGTGGAGCCGGCCGTCGAGCTGGCCGAGCGCGGCGACCTCGACTACCTGGTGTTCGAGTGCTTGGCTGAGCGCACGATCGCCCTGGCCCAGCTCGACCGGTTGCGCGACCCGGCCGCCGGCTTCACCGAGTGGCTGCCGGAGCGGATGGCCGCCGTGCTGCCGGCCTGTGCCCGCCGCGGCACGAAGATCATCACGAACATGGGCGCGGCCAACCCGCTGCGGGCGGCCGACGTGGTCGCCGAGGTGGCCCGCGAGGCCGGGCTGACCGGGCTGACGATCGCGGCGGTGACCGGGGACGACGTGCTCGACCTGGTCGCCAGGGACGAGAACACCGTGTCGGCCAACGCCTATCTCGGCTGCGAGCCGGTGGTGCGGGCGCTGGCGCAGGGCGCGGACGTGGTCGTGACGGGACGAATCGCCGACCCGTCGCTGTTCCTGGCGCCGCTGGTGCACGAGTTCGGCTGGGCCATGGACGACTGGCCGCGGCTCGGCCGGGGCCTGTGCCTCGGGCACCTGCTGGAGTGCGCCGGCCAGGTGACCGGCGGCTACTTCGCCGATCCCGGCCACAAGGACGTCCCTGACCTCGCCCACCTCGGGTTTCCGCTGGCCGAGGCGGCCGAGGACG encodes:
- a CDS encoding methionyl-tRNA formyltransferase, which translates into the protein MRVAMFGYQTWGHRTLRALIDAGHEVALVVTHPVSDHAYERIWADSVADLAAEHGIKVLLRDRPDDAELLAELRAADLDLIVANNWRTWLPPSVFELPRHGTLNIHDSLLPAYAGFSPIIWALLNDEPAVGVTAHMMDGELDAGGIVLQRSVEVGPKDTATDLFHRTVDLIAPLTAEAIKLIEQGFAPQPQDRSKASFFHKRAKRDSLIDWNWTPEYIERMVRAQSDPYPNAFTYHRGQELRIVKASVSTGHYGGTPGRIFYREGDGVVIVAGPDARRGTLPGLVVERVRTADGTELAATDYFTTMGGYLTSS
- a CDS encoding M14 family zinc carboxypeptidase, whose product is MTVVVTAALVACTPTPADPPSPTTTPSRTYDGKALSDARHPAGASPLPGGRNDYRQLADVRADIEQTAKARPDIVRTLPLAHKTVQGKDGPALEISHRVTAEDGRPVFLLMGGIHGNEWPGVDVATDFAMDLAEQDGRDSRVTRLLDQVRVIIVPVVNPDGFDASRSGKVPDKRKNCDPTCGTKVDPETGADGAGVDLNRNFGVNWGGVGSGAKQSDGDYRGPKAFSEPESQNIRDLVASRQVTVAVGLHTYGDMNLRPPGQNASALTPDETLYAELGQQMADANGYPNKLSRDLYETSGTAEEWSYYTTGGLGFETELNGDSNHGPFKSSMLDQYAGEREALLRDAEAAANPRYHARITGTAHGQLQLSKPGLRSTMTADGAFTWDVNPSIRPGTDGRGIEENWTLKCPGRTVPVTVGRGETTKVSC
- a CDS encoding YciI family protein, which encodes MKYLLMIYGNQEKWNSFPPEQIQEVIAKVDAFNQRYHATGELLGAYGLGDATEAKLVRRVNGQPAVTDGPYLETKEYMASFYLLEVADEARAREIAADMPMADEEPIEMWPVPHVAF
- a CDS encoding DUF6069 family protein, which translates into the protein MDTTVTARRTLPVWAVSVLALLVAAVVTELYGLLLPLVGIPMLVGNILEGVPSPITVGMFAMGCAFAGFWGTILAVLIARFARRPARTYVVTTSILVAVSLLSPLTGVGPLSTRIALCVAHLIAAAIVIPVVARRLA
- a CDS encoding aminoglycoside phosphotransferase family protein; translated protein: MSHDLGPPPRRISVHTAQVRRLIDEQFPRWAGLPVRPVAKSGWDNVTFHLGDEMLVRLPSAAEYALAVDKEHRWLPALAPRLPQPIPVPLAKGQPDEDYPFSWSIYRWLPGAPARADLIADPVRFALDLAEFLAALQGIDAADGPQPGKHNWFRGGTLRTFDALTRRAIATLDIAEAAAVWQAALDAPWSGVDVWFHGDVAAGNLLLSNGELAAIIDFGTCGVGDPSCDLAIAWTLLTADGRQAFRSRLAIDDATWARGRGWALWKTLVTCAQGGEEAAAARRVLDGILADDR
- a CDS encoding SRPBCC domain-containing protein, whose product is MPRTDKASRLIAAPPARVYAAFVDPDELLAWLPPGDMTGRFDHFDARTGGSYRLTLTYPDAGTGKTTTDSDVVEARFVEVVPGVRVVQAVDFVSDDPAYAGTMIMTWAVAAAESGTRVEIRADNVPDGISAEDHAVGLASSLANLAAHVEN
- a CDS encoding LysR family transcriptional regulator, which gives rise to MDLTLHQMEIFAAVARTRSFTRAADELVLSQPVVSRTIGEMERKLRTPLFVRTTRSVDLTEAGVEFLGVATHVLTSYRRGLDRFAGYQAGERRQITVGVLPSIAAVVLPTVLSGYLEAYPGVQVRLADGTNAEILDLLRDGTADLAITEVGPASADFAVDPFLDDPFVAVLPPGHPLAGPSTLTWADLAAEPFIEFSPDSSIRRLADLGLAQAGVLPLRHLETRTVATAGGMIAAGLGVSAMPELVLPLLAATPVITRPLAEPVITRRIAVHRRADEPCPLAVRRLVERLLA
- a CDS encoding acyclic terpene utilization AtuA family protein, giving the protein MRTIRIGAGAGFADDRVEPAVELAERGDLDYLVFECLAERTIALAQLDRLRDPAAGFTEWLPERMAAVLPACARRGTKIITNMGAANPLRAADVVAEVAREAGLTGLTIAAVTGDDVLDLVARDENTVSANAYLGCEPVVRALAQGADVVVTGRIADPSLFLAPLVHEFGWAMDDWPRLGRGLCLGHLLECAGQVTGGYFADPGHKDVPDLAHLGFPLAEAAEDGTFAVTKVAGTGGMVTVATCTEQLLYEVHDPAAYVSADVTADFSAVELTPIGPDRVLVTGATGRPRPDGLKVSVGYLDGFLGEGEISYAGPNAVARGRLALDILRARLDADELRFDLIGVDAVRRGPKVVAEPPEVRVRVAGRTSTVDAARRIGREVSALWLNGPAGGAGATRRAEPIVAIDSTFVDRSDVHAELSFVEV